From Candidatus Nanohalococcus occultus:
ACTTTCCGATTCCAGCACTTGAGATCTTTTCATGAGTCTCGACGTTGATATTGAAACCAGGATCCCGATCCTCCATAACGGTCCCTACACCATACATGTCTGCGTCATATTGGCAAGTAGCTTCATTTAATCTCAACGTAGGCGCGGTGTAATCTTCCTGTGGCTGTGAGTTATCTACGTATGCAGAGATTACATTCTGCCCTCCTGCGAAGTTAAACATTGTAGGGTCGTCAATCGACATAGGTGTTCTTATCAGCCGGTTTTAAAAAGCTTTACGGCTTTAGAGGGTTTTTCTTCGCATCTACTTGTTTTTCGATCAGTTCTCCGATGTAATCTACCTTCACGGTCTCGTCTACCAGTGATTTCCGATTCTCACAGTAGTTTTTACTACATACAATTGCGTTGACGGTTCCGGGCCGGGTTAAGCGGTACTTGAACTCTAGAACGGTCTCTATGCTTCCGCAGCTTGAATGTAGGATTGCAGGTATCTTGTTTCTGAGTCTGGCAACGCATCCTTCCTCAACTTTCTGGCTAAGACCTCTGGGATCCACCCATATCCTGTTTTCCTGGCGGGAGGCGTACTCATCTACTGTTAGTCTGAAAGAGTTTTCCTGGGAAACCGGTTCTATGAATGATTTGGCTCTCTCAGTCGCCCTGTAGTTGGACTGTGATCTCTCAGGACGCCAGATGTAGACTTCTTGTCCATTTGAAATTACGACAGTCTCTCCCTCGAACCCCATAAACTGTTATAGGTGTTTCAGCGTTGATATATCTATCAGCCAAACAGTTCTAAAACGCCGGGTTTCGACCTATACTTGTCTCGGAGCTTTCTGCCGAAGTATACTCCACAGAGTAGCCCTGTCAGGTGCGCCGAGGAAGCAAAATTCCCGATTACAGGCAGCGGCATACCCATCAGATTGGTTGTAAGATTCAATGCCTCGAATCCGGTAAAGATATACAGCGCGTTCTTGATCTTCATCGGTATGAAAAAGTACAGTAAAACTTCGGCATCAGGATAGAGAACCGCGACCGCTGCGAAAACCGCTACAACTGCGCCTGAAGCTCCAACGGCCGGACTCAGAGTTGGAAAACTATTCATGAGAGGGCCGTGAGCGTAAAACATTAGGTTTCTGAAAACAATGTATCCTATGCTCGCTATGAATCCGGAAACGATGTAAAACTTTGTTAGGTCCGTACTTCCGATCTTTCTCTCTAGGACGGTGCCGAAAAAGTAAAATGTTACCATGTTCGCGAAAATATGGAACATCCCGTTGTGTGTTATCATGACGGTGAACATGCTCCAAGGTTTTCCAAGAACTGTGCTGTCCAGAACCGGGCTGTAACCTGCCTGTATCGCCGCCTGGTTTGTCGCTTCCACAGCGGACTGGGTTAAAGCCGGTGAAAGATTCAAAAACTGTGTGTAGCCAGGTATCAGCTGTAGGAAAAATGATACTACTGTAAATGCGATTATAGCCATCGTGGCGTTGTTTGTGATAGTTCTCTTGAGGTCTTTAGCTATTGAAGGCTTTCTAGGTCTCGATGAACGCGTGGTTGTGTCTTTTTCCACGAACCATTTGTCCTCCGACCCGCTCTTAGTCTTAGCTTCGTTAAGACCCTCGCAGTCATGGTTCTCCGGTAGCCTGTGTTCTGTACAGAACTTCTGTTCGCAGTAGCGGCACTTAAACGTCATCTCCTGTTTGCCGCATTTCGAACAGTTGGCCATAAACAGCCACTGGCTCACGTTCTTTATCAAACTGAGTGTTCTCGACTGTACTCTTCTCAAAGAAACGGTTTTCTAGCTCGCGGTAGATTCAAAACAGCCGAATAAGAAGTATATACTAGATAACATGGCTTACGAACAACTACTGCTCATGGCAGGAAGAGCCTTGATGGGAGGATATTTCGCATTCACAGGCATCAACCACTTCATGAGTTCACAGCAGATGGCAGGATGGATTGAATCCAAAGGCCTGCCGGCACCAGAAGCACTCAACTATCTTGCGGGGGGACTATTGCTCTTCGCAGGACTTGGAATGGTCACAGGAGCAGCTCCGGCAGTTAGCTGGGGTGCGCTAACCGTATTCGTAGCAGCGACCACGGTTCTATTCCATGACTTCTGGAGTATGGAAGGCGAGGAAAAACAGAACCAGATGGTTCACTTCCTGAAAAACATCGGTCTTCTCGGCGGACTACTACTGTTCGGCGGACTGGTAGCTTCAGGAGAGTTCGGAACGGTTCTACTAGAGCTTAGCTTGCTCTAAAAACCTCTTCTCCCTTTTTTTTCTTTATATTTTTTATTCTCCAAGTTTTTCTGCCAGCGAACCGATCTCCACACGCTGTTGTTCCGTTGAATCCCGATCCCGTAAGGTTACATCCTCGTCCTCAAGGGTCTCATAATCAACTGTGACACAGTAAGGAGTTCCAACCTCGTCTTGACGACGGTAACGTCGGCCGATCGAACCTGAATCATCGTAATCAACTCTGAAACCGGCCTCCTGTAGCTCATCTCTTATCTCCTCAGCTTTCTCACCTAGTCCGTCTTTATCCATCAAAGGCATCACTGCGACCTCTACGGGAGCAACCTCTCTTTCGAGCCTCAAGACGTTTCTTTCCTCTCCATCAACTTCGTCCTGCTCGAAACTATGGACGAGGATCGAGTAAAAGATTCTATCGACACCGAAGGAAGGTTCTACCACCTGAGGGAAGACTTTCTCGCCGTCCTTTTCCTCAGTTCTCTGGCTGAAACCCGCCTTCTCGCTTGGAACCTCGATTTCTTCCCCGCTGACCTCGATCTCTATAGTTTCTTGCTCGAAGACTTCTGGACTGTCTTCAACCAGCTCTTCGAGTTTCTCTATCACTTTTCCGGCCTGATCTCCGAACTCCGGACCGAAGTAGCTCATATCAGGGCTGATGTCTTTGACTTCGATCTCTTTAGGCTCATCGTACTCTCTGAAAACTCTGTAGTCTTCATTACTGTGGTTATGGTGTTGTTTTACGTCATGACAGCCTCTGAAAGCGAAGCCTGTTATTTCGAGCCAGTCTTTTTCCTCATGACCTACATCGGTCTCGGCGTCCCAACAATCGCTCGCATAATGGGATAGCTCATCTTCCTGATGTTGTCTGAACCTTAAACGCTCGGGATCAACGCCGATACGCTCGTACCATCTCTGTGCGACACCTAGATAATAGGCAACCCACTCGCTGGCGACCACGTCTTTTTCCAGCGACTCTTTTACCGTCATCTCGGCGGGTTCTGCTCCTTCGTCCTGTAGCTTCCGTGAGTAAAGCCTTAGCTCTACGTCTTCAACGTCCGATATGTCGGGATCCTGTCCTGGTAGAATGAAGTTCTCTAACTCTGCCTGTGTAAACTCTCTTACCCTGCTTAAACCGCCACGTGGTGAGATCTCGTTTCTGTATGAACGGCCGATCTGAACCACGCCGAACGGGAAGTCGTTGCGCGCGTACTCCTTCAATCTTGGGAACTCCACGAAGATTCCCTGAGCGGTCTCCGGGCGCAGAAAACCTCTTTCCGCGTCTCCAGGGCCGATACTGGTCTCGAACATCAGGTTAAAGTCATTGACCTTAATACCTGAAAGCGAGGCTCCACAGCTCGGACACTGGATGTTTTCGTCTTCAATTATCTCTTCGATCTTTTCGGCAGCAAATGCTTCTGCCTCATCGATCTCTGTGTTGTCCTCGACTAGGTGATCGGCTCGGTGCTGTTCGCCGCACTTTCCACACTCTATTATCATGTCGTCGAAGGTTTCTGTGTGTCCTGAGGCATCGAAGACTGCTTCCTTCATGATCGTCGGGGAATCGATCTCCATGTTGCTTTCCTTCTGTTTGAACTGTCTTCTCCAGGCGTCTTCGATGTTCGCCTTGAGCGAGGCTCCTTCCGGCCCGTAAGTGTAGAAACCGGCCGATCCTCCGTAACTTTCCTGTGAAAGGAAGTAAAAACCTCTTCTCTTGATAAGCTGCCTCAGTTCTGAATTCATACAATAAGTGCCTCGGCTCGAATCTTAAAAGCTCAACCCGTGCCTTCAAATTCTACCGTAATACATCGTAACATTATGCGCGGTCTTTCCGACACCGAACTGGAATCGAAAAACATACTTCTCAGAACAGATCTAAACCTTCCCATAGAAGATGGAGAACCTCAGAAAACAGTCAGGTTCGAAAGATACCTCGAAACCATCGAAGAAATAAGCCAGAAAGGAGGGAAAACACTTATCATCGCACACCAAGGCCGGCCATCGCGTTCGGACTTTCTTTCGCTCGAAGATCACGCAAAAATACTTTCAGACGAACTCGGTAGAGACGTGGAGCTTGTAAAAAGCTTTTTCGGCTCCGAACTGGGCGAAGCAGTCGCATCAATGCAGGAAGGGGACGTCAAACTGCTTGAAAACATCCGGTTGCTTTCCGAAGAGCTACAGAACCTTCCGGCCGAACGACACGCCAACGATTACTTCGTGAAAAACGCGGAAAAATACTTCGATATCTACGTAAACGATGCGTTTTCCGCCGCACACCGTTCCCACGCCTCGCTTGTCGGGTTCAACTCTCATCTCGATGACTATGCCGGCCTGGTTATGGAACGCGAACTGGAAAGCTGCCGGAAAATACGTGACGAGCTAGATTCTCCGACGCTCGTACTTGGAGGAGAAAAACCCTCTGATATTATCGGCAT
This genomic window contains:
- the glyS gene encoding glycine--tRNA ligase, whose protein sequence is MNSELRQLIKRRGFYFLSQESYGGSAGFYTYGPEGASLKANIEDAWRRQFKQKESNMEIDSPTIMKEAVFDASGHTETFDDMIIECGKCGEQHRADHLVEDNTEIDEAEAFAAEKIEEIIEDENIQCPSCGASLSGIKVNDFNLMFETSIGPGDAERGFLRPETAQGIFVEFPRLKEYARNDFPFGVVQIGRSYRNEISPRGGLSRVREFTQAELENFILPGQDPDISDVEDVELRLYSRKLQDEGAEPAEMTVKESLEKDVVASEWVAYYLGVAQRWYERIGVDPERLRFRQHQEDELSHYASDCWDAETDVGHEEKDWLEITGFAFRGCHDVKQHHNHSNEDYRVFREYDEPKEIEVKDISPDMSYFGPEFGDQAGKVIEKLEELVEDSPEVFEQETIEIEVSGEEIEVPSEKAGFSQRTEEKDGEKVFPQVVEPSFGVDRIFYSILVHSFEQDEVDGEERNVLRLEREVAPVEVAVMPLMDKDGLGEKAEEIRDELQEAGFRVDYDDSGSIGRRYRRQDEVGTPYCVTVDYETLEDEDVTLRDRDSTEQQRVEIGSLAEKLGE
- a CDS encoding rhomboid family intramembrane serine protease → MANCSKCGKQEMTFKCRYCEQKFCTEHRLPENHDCEGLNEAKTKSGSEDKWFVEKDTTTRSSRPRKPSIAKDLKRTITNNATMAIIAFTVVSFFLQLIPGYTQFLNLSPALTQSAVEATNQAAIQAGYSPVLDSTVLGKPWSMFTVMITHNGMFHIFANMVTFYFFGTVLERKIGSTDLTKFYIVSGFIASIGYIVFRNLMFYAHGPLMNSFPTLSPAVGASGAVVAVFAAVAVLYPDAEVLLYFFIPMKIKNALYIFTGFEALNLTTNLMGMPLPVIGNFASSAHLTGLLCGVYFGRKLRDKYRSKPGVLELFG
- a CDS encoding DoxX family protein — its product is MAYEQLLLMAGRALMGGYFAFTGINHFMSSQQMAGWIESKGLPAPEALNYLAGGLLLFAGLGMVTGAAPAVSWGALTVFVAATTVLFHDFWSMEGEEKQNQMVHFLKNIGLLGGLLLFGGLVASGEFGTVLLELSLL
- a CDS encoding phosphoglycerate kinase, giving the protein MRGLSDTELESKNILLRTDLNLPIEDGEPQKTVRFERYLETIEEISQKGGKTLIIAHQGRPSRSDFLSLEDHAKILSDELGRDVELVKSFFGSELGEAVASMQEGDVKLLENIRLLSEELQNLPAERHANDYFVKNAEKYFDIYVNDAFSAAHRSHASLVGFNSHLDDYAGLVMERELESCRKIRDELDSPTLVLGGEKPSDIIGMLEKMIEDVQKVLLGGVPGELALVIEGNSLGEKKQWLEQQGLDGSKDELETLLDEHGEKFVLPEDVRTADGNQEVGEVPEDAMIWDIGEKTEEKFAEKIRESNSVLMKGPMGAFEDHPSGTKTVVEAIAENKGFTVLGGGHTSSLVQRFDHDLEEFSHVSIAGGAFVRFMSGEKLAAVEALR